A region of Thermococcus argininiproducens DNA encodes the following proteins:
- the map gene encoding type II methionyl aminopeptidase, whose product MVEEKIEKLVKAGKIAKQVKKEVLGLIKPGASLYEIAEFVEKRIIELGGKPAFPCNLSINEIAAHYTPYVGDKTSLNEGDYLKVDLGIHVDGYIADTAFTVRVGMDDDDLIEASKEALENAISVIKAGIRISEIGKVIEETIRRYGFNPIVNLSGHVIERYKLHTGISIPNIYRPHDNYVLKEGDIVAIEPFATTGAGQVIETPPILIYMYIRDRPVRLPQARNLLKHVKNNFSTLPFAYRWVQKLMPETQLKLALIQLEKAGALYAYPILKEIRGGLVSQAEHTVIVEKDGVTIIT is encoded by the coding sequence ATGGTGGAAGAAAAAATTGAGAAACTAGTTAAAGCGGGGAAAATTGCCAAGCAGGTTAAAAAAGAAGTTTTAGGTCTAATAAAACCGGGAGCTTCTCTTTATGAAATTGCTGAATTCGTAGAAAAAAGAATAATTGAACTTGGTGGAAAACCCGCTTTTCCATGTAATCTCTCGATCAATGAGATCGCAGCCCATTATACTCCCTATGTAGGCGATAAAACATCATTAAATGAGGGAGACTACCTTAAAGTCGATTTAGGAATTCATGTGGACGGTTACATTGCAGATACTGCATTCACTGTAAGAGTAGGGATGGATGATGATGACCTTATCGAAGCTTCAAAAGAGGCACTGGAGAATGCAATAAGCGTTATCAAGGCCGGTATAAGAATAAGTGAAATTGGGAAAGTTATTGAGGAGACCATCAGGAGGTATGGGTTTAATCCAATAGTCAATCTGAGCGGTCACGTTATAGAAAGGTACAAGCTCCATACAGGAATTTCAATTCCAAACATTTACAGACCTCACGACAATTATGTACTAAAAGAGGGAGACATTGTAGCCATTGAACCATTCGCAACTACAGGTGCAGGACAGGTTATCGAAACACCACCTATTTTAATATATATGTATATTAGGGATAGACCAGTAAGACTACCACAAGCAAGGAATCTCTTGAAACATGTTAAAAATAATTTCTCAACTTTACCATTTGCTTACAGATGGGTACAAAAGCTTATGCCAGAGACACAACTCAAACTGGCACTGATCCAGCTGGAAAAAGCCGGTGCCTTGTACGCTTATCCCATCTTAAAGGAAATAAGAGGAGGCCTTGTTTCTCAAGCAGAACATACGGTAATAGTAGAGAAAGATGGAGTTACAATAATCACATGA
- a CDS encoding DNA-methyltransferase, protein MKRDNGRIFFKNSEKGIVIIKDDFLTTDLIPENSVDLLITSPPYNVDISYESYKDNIPYEVYLEFTQKWLSKALDLMKPDGRMCLNIPLDKSRGRSNEGFQSVYADIVTLAKKVGWKYMTTIVWNESNISRRTAWGSFAKASAPYVIAPVEMIVVMYKETWKKMHGGRSDISKKEFIEWTLGLWEFSGENPKRVKHPAPFPLELPKRCIKLFSYVGDTVLDPFMGSGTTLVAATLLGRKGIGVEIESKYCEIAKKRLIEEGKILEKD, encoded by the coding sequence GTGAAAAGGGATAATGGGAGGATATTCTTTAAAAATAGTGAAAAAGGCATTGTTATAATCAAAGACGACTTTCTAACTACTGATCTAATTCCTGAAAATAGCGTTGATTTGTTGATAACTTCTCCACCGTACAATGTAGATATCAGTTATGAGTCCTACAAAGATAATATACCCTATGAAGTGTATTTAGAATTTACTCAAAAATGGTTAAGTAAGGCTTTGGATCTCATGAAACCCGATGGGAGAATGTGCCTGAATATTCCACTCGATAAGAGCAGGGGGAGGAGTAATGAAGGGTTCCAAAGTGTCTATGCTGATATAGTTACCCTTGCAAAGAAGGTAGGTTGGAAGTACATGACGACTATTGTTTGGAATGAGAGTAACATATCCCGTAGAACAGCGTGGGGTAGCTTTGCAAAAGCTTCGGCACCTTACGTCATAGCTCCCGTTGAAATGATAGTGGTGATGTACAAAGAAACTTGGAAAAAAATGCATGGGGGAAGATCAGATATCTCCAAGAAAGAGTTCATAGAGTGGACACTTGGCTTATGGGAATTTTCCGGAGAAAACCCCAAACGAGTAAAACATCCAGCCCCATTTCCTCTTGAATTGCCTAAACGGTGTATAAAACTTTTTAGTTACGTCGGAGATACTGTCTTAGATCCATTTATGGGCAGTGGGACAACATTAGTAGCTGCTACTCTACTAGGAAGAAAGGGAATAGGTGTTGAAATAGAATCAAAATATTGTGAAATTGCTAAGAAGAGGTTAATAGAAGAAGGAAAAATCCTTGAAAAAGATTAG
- the hypE gene encoding hydrogenase expression/formation protein HypE — translation MKIKLEHGAGGELMGELIKEVILKNVTLNSAGGIGLEALDDGATIPFGDKHLVFTIDGHTVKPLFFPGGDVGRLAVSGTVNDLAVMGAKPLALGNSMIIQEGFDGEDFERILKSMDKTAQEVPVPIVTGDTKVVEDKVGIFVITAGIGIAERPISDSGAKVGDVVLVSGTVGDHGIALMSHREGIGFETELKSDVAPIWEVIKSVAKIIGWEHIHAMKDPTRGGLSNALNEIARKSNVGILVRESDIPVKPEVRAASDMLGINPYEVANEGKVVMIVDREFAEDALEAMRKTKLGREAAIIGEVTDQYVGKVLLETGIGGKRFLEPPVGDPVPRVC, via the coding sequence ATGAAAATTAAGCTGGAACATGGAGCTGGTGGAGAATTAATGGGAGAGCTTATTAAAGAGGTCATTTTAAAGAATGTAACCTTGAATTCGGCAGGCGGAATTGGGTTAGAGGCTTTGGATGATGGAGCAACGATTCCTTTTGGAGATAAACATTTAGTATTCACCATAGATGGTCACACAGTTAAGCCCTTATTTTTCCCTGGCGGAGACGTGGGAAGATTAGCGGTAAGTGGCACGGTGAATGACTTAGCCGTCATGGGGGCAAAGCCCTTGGCTTTAGGGAATTCAATGATAATTCAGGAAGGATTCGATGGCGAGGATTTTGAGAGGATCTTGAAATCAATGGATAAGACTGCTCAAGAGGTACCTGTTCCGATAGTGACTGGGGATACAAAAGTCGTGGAGGATAAAGTTGGAATATTCGTGATAACTGCTGGGATTGGGATAGCTGAAAGACCAATAAGTGATTCAGGGGCAAAAGTGGGAGATGTTGTTTTGGTAAGCGGCACTGTGGGAGATCACGGGATAGCTTTAATGAGCCATAGAGAGGGCATAGGATTTGAGACAGAGCTGAAAAGTGACGTGGCACCAATATGGGAGGTTATAAAGAGCGTTGCGAAAATTATAGGGTGGGAGCATATCCATGCAATGAAGGATCCCACAAGAGGCGGGTTAAGTAATGCCCTAAATGAAATAGCAAGAAAGAGCAATGTTGGGATTCTCGTAAGGGAGAGTGATATCCCAGTAAAACCCGAAGTAAGGGCTGCAAGTGATATGCTTGGTATAAACCCCTACGAAGTGGCAAACGAGGGGAAAGTGGTAATGATAGTTGACAGGGAATTCGCTGAAGATGCCTTAGAGGCCATGAGAAAGACCAAACTTGGAAGGGAAGCGGCCATAATAGGCGAAGTAACTGACCAGTATGTTGGAAAAGTCCTTCTTGAGACAGGCATTGGTGGAAAGAGATTTTTAGAGCCCCCTGTTGGGGATCCGGTGCCTAGAGTTTGCTGA
- a CDS encoding signal peptidase I, translating into MRQFLETLLGYILFFALILFVLLHLLGFKSVIVLTDSMEPMIKPFSLVIVSPRNDIKIGDVILYEVELSKKKYKVLHRVVDIKEMGKGVIYITKGDNREHADAWYVNKENIIGKLFISLPYVGYASYYGVHLLGLIYPLVSTYLFYRVLLRILTESEA; encoded by the coding sequence ATGAGGCAGTTCTTGGAAACCCTCTTAGGTTACATTTTATTTTTTGCGTTGATATTGTTTGTTCTTCTTCACTTGCTTGGATTTAAGAGTGTGATAGTTTTAACGGATTCTATGGAACCTATGATAAAGCCCTTTTCCTTGGTAATAGTGTCTCCAAGAAACGACATTAAGATTGGTGATGTTATTCTTTACGAGGTGGAGCTTTCAAAAAAGAAATACAAAGTGCTCCATAGGGTGGTGGATATAAAAGAGATGGGGAAAGGAGTTATTTACATAACAAAGGGAGATAACAGAGAGCATGCCGATGCCTGGTATGTGAACAAGGAGAACATCATAGGAAAGCTCTTCATTTCTCTTCCATATGTTGGATATGCTTCCTATTATGGCGTACACTTGTTGGGTTTGATTTATCCTCTGGTTTCCACGTATTTATTTTACAGAGTGCTTCTCCGGATATTGACTGAAAGTGAGGCTTAA
- the hypF gene encoding carbamoyltransferase HypF, which translates to MKTYHIHVEGIVQGVGFRPFIYRIAHEHGLRGYVKNLGDAGVEIVVEGKEENIRAFLKDLKDKAPPLARVEKIKTKELPLQGFDRFYIEKSSNGGGGGDSVIPPDVSICDDCLRELFDPADKRYMYPFIVCTNCGPRFTIIEDLPYDRINTTMREFDMCDYCESEYKDPLNRRYHAEPVCCPVCGPSYRLYTNEGEELTGDPLKRAAELIDKGYIVAIKGIGGIHIACDAANEEVVRELRKRILRPEQPFAIMARDLETVEEFAIVNEVEKQELLGYRKPIVALRKKEPFPLPESLAPGLPTIGVMLPYAGTHYILFHYSKSPVYVMTSANYPGMPMVIDNERAFKELKELADYFLLHNRKILNRTDDSVIRFVDGRRAVIRRSRGFVPLPVEIPFEYNGIAVGAELMNAFGIAKNSKVYPSQYIGNTSKVEVLEFMRDAVTHFKKILRVKNLDLVVADLHPLYNTTKLAMEMAEEEGVEFLQVQHHYAHVASVMAENKLDGVVGIALDGVGYGSDGHTWGGEVVYLSYEDVERLAHISYYPLPGGDLASYYPLRALVGILNKMYSVEEIEELVRKCCPRAIENLRYGKVEFNVILNQLARDINVSYASSTGRVLDAFAVLLNVAYRRTYEGEPAMKLEGVAFRGKNDLGFSIPVEGEELKIEELFRQVLESKANPADIAYSIHLALGRTFGEVTVEKAKEFGIKNVALSGGVAYNELIVKTIRKIVESNGLRFYTTHEVPRGDNGINVGQAFLGGLYLEGYLTREDLIL; encoded by the coding sequence GTCGGTTTCAGACCCTTCATCTACAGAATCGCTCATGAACACGGTTTGAGAGGCTATGTTAAAAATCTTGGTGATGCGGGAGTTGAAATTGTTGTTGAGGGTAAAGAGGAGAATATAAGAGCATTTTTGAAAGATCTCAAGGATAAGGCACCTCCTCTGGCAAGGGTAGAGAAGATAAAAACAAAAGAGCTTCCGCTTCAGGGTTTTGACAGATTCTACATTGAGAAAAGTTCCAATGGCGGTGGAGGAGGGGATTCGGTTATACCTCCTGATGTTAGCATATGTGATGATTGTCTTAGAGAGCTTTTTGATCCGGCGGATAAAAGGTACATGTATCCATTTATAGTGTGCACCAACTGCGGGCCCAGGTTTACTATAATAGAAGATCTGCCCTATGACAGGATTAATACAACAATGAGAGAATTTGATATGTGTGATTACTGTGAGAGCGAGTATAAGGATCCGTTGAATAGAAGATATCACGCTGAGCCTGTTTGCTGTCCTGTATGTGGCCCAAGCTATCGTCTCTACACCAACGAAGGGGAAGAGCTAACAGGTGATCCCCTAAAAAGGGCTGCAGAATTAATAGACAAAGGCTACATAGTGGCCATAAAGGGGATTGGTGGGATACACATAGCGTGCGATGCCGCAAATGAGGAAGTTGTAAGAGAACTCAGGAAGAGAATTCTCAGGCCCGAACAGCCATTTGCAATAATGGCAAGGGATTTGGAAACAGTTGAGGAATTTGCCATAGTAAATGAAGTTGAAAAGCAAGAACTTTTAGGGTATAGAAAGCCAATAGTGGCTCTAAGGAAAAAAGAACCGTTCCCATTGCCGGAGTCTCTGGCTCCTGGACTCCCAACAATCGGAGTCATGCTACCATATGCGGGTACACATTACATACTTTTCCACTACTCAAAGAGCCCGGTTTATGTTATGACATCTGCAAATTATCCCGGAATGCCAATGGTCATAGATAACGAGAGGGCATTTAAAGAACTGAAAGAGTTGGCCGATTACTTCCTTCTTCACAATAGGAAAATACTCAACAGAACCGATGATAGCGTGATAAGATTTGTTGATGGAAGGAGGGCTGTAATAAGAAGGAGCAGGGGGTTTGTACCCCTTCCAGTAGAGATTCCCTTTGAATATAATGGGATAGCAGTTGGTGCAGAGCTTATGAATGCCTTTGGTATTGCAAAGAACTCCAAAGTTTATCCAAGCCAATACATTGGAAATACGTCAAAGGTGGAAGTTCTGGAGTTTATGAGAGACGCGGTGACACACTTCAAGAAGATTCTCAGAGTTAAAAACTTAGATCTGGTAGTCGCCGATCTTCATCCCCTTTACAACACCACAAAGCTCGCCATGGAAATGGCGGAAGAGGAGGGGGTGGAGTTCCTCCAGGTTCAGCACCATTATGCCCACGTTGCCTCTGTGATGGCCGAGAATAAACTTGATGGAGTTGTAGGCATAGCTCTGGATGGAGTTGGTTATGGAAGTGATGGGCACACTTGGGGAGGGGAAGTCGTCTACCTCAGCTATGAAGATGTTGAAAGATTGGCACACATAAGCTATTATCCTCTTCCTGGTGGTGACTTAGCCAGCTATTATCCACTAAGGGCTTTAGTGGGTATTTTAAACAAGATGTACAGTGTGGAAGAGATAGAAGAGTTAGTCAGAAAATGCTGCCCAAGGGCCATTGAGAACTTAAGGTATGGAAAAGTTGAGTTCAATGTTATCCTAAATCAGCTAGCCAGAGATATAAACGTTAGCTATGCCTCCTCTACGGGAAGGGTTCTTGATGCATTCGCCGTTCTTCTTAACGTTGCTTATAGAAGGACTTACGAGGGAGAACCTGCGATGAAGCTTGAAGGCGTTGCATTTAGAGGAAAGAATGACTTAGGATTCAGTATTCCAGTTGAGGGAGAGGAACTCAAGATTGAAGAACTCTTTAGACAGGTTTTAGAAAGCAAAGCAAACCCCGCGGATATTGCGTATTCCATTCACCTGGCTCTGGGAAGGACCTTTGGGGAAGTAACGGTTGAGAAGGCCAAGGAGTTTGGTATTAAAAACGTGGCTCTCAGCGGTGGAGTGGCTTACAATGAACTGATTGTTAAGACAATTAGAAAGATTGTGGAAAGCAACGGTCTCAGGTTTTACACAACTCACGAGGTGCCAAGAGGAGACAATGGCATAAACGTTGGACAGGCTTTCCTTGGAGGTCTTTATCTTGAGGGATATCTAACCAGAGAGGATCTTATCCTTTAA